TTGCAGCTTTTTGAAACAATCGAGTCTAGAGTAGTACAGAGTATCATGCAAAAGCATCCATTATCAGTTAAGTGCAGAGGACATAATGTTTTCAAACAGTAGGTTGAATCTAAGGACCGAAACAGGCAAAGAAACAAGCAGACGGCTCAGACTTGAGTTCTGGACCTGAAACAAGCATCCATCATTACAGGAACGAAAAATTGCAGTTTGAAGCAAACATACATAGAGTCCTTGCAGTTCTTCAGATTGCAGGTCGATTTGTCCTTATGCCTTCTGGAAACAAATGCCAACTGCCCAGGCAAATGTACACCACATCTCAACTATCAAGTCCAGGCACTCAATTTTTCAGATTACTACTTTGTGAATTTCTAAAGTGAAGCAAAAGAATATCCGATTGTGTGGAGACAAGTATAACAATTTGTATTAAGCTGAGGATATACCGTTCAATTCTAATGTCTGAAACAACTAAGGCAAGAAGACCAGACAAGTGACCCAAACTGAAGCTCCCAGCCTCAAACAGGCAGATATCTTAAACAAGCACCCATACGGCCATACCGATTGCTCCATTCTCTCTGTGTGAACACATTTCTTCAGTTTGCAGGTTTGTGAGCAGTATGGAGTATCACACAAATGCATCCATTATCAGTTAAGTGCAGAGACCATAATGTTTCCAAACAGCAGTCTGAAGGATTGAAACAACAAAATGTCTGACAGAAATTCTGAACCTGAAACAAGCATTCATCAGTACAGGAACCCAACTTTGCAATTTGAAGCACATATACATAGATCCTTGCAGTTCTTCAGATTTCAGGTTGATTAGTTTTTATGCCTTCTTAAAGAAATGCCTACTGCCAAGGCAATTGTACCTGTACAACATGGAACCATGAGCTGTGCTAAATCGATCTCAGACAAAGAACCGTAAACCAGAACGCAGACCGAAATTGAGGCGCAACTGCGGCTAGAACCAACGGTTTTCCATTGATAGCAGCAACTAGATATTACAGCAGACGGACTAGAAACTCGAACACCTACTCGAAGAGTAGAGTACAACCACCACGACACAGCATCGATACAGATAGTACTGACTACACTAGACCAGAACACACACACCCCCAACACATGTAGTGCGCCTTCACCACCAGAAGGGGGAACCGATCTAGCCGCCGAAGCCGTAGAGGGTGCGGCCCTGGCGCTTGAGCGCGTAGACGACGTCCATGGCGGTGACGGTCTTGCGGCGCGCGTGCTCGGTGTACGTGACGGCGTCGCGGATGACGTTCTCGAGGAAGATCTTGAGCACGCCGCGGGTCTCCTCGTAGATGAGCCCGGAGATGCGCTTGacgccgcccctcctggccaGCCTCCGGATGGCCGGCTTGGTGATGCCCTGGATGTTGTCGCGGAGCACCTTGCGATGGCGCTTGGCGCCGCCCTTGCCCAGCCCCTTGCCGCCCTTGCCGCGCCCCGACATCGCCGAACAGAAACCTTCGCTCGCCGCAACCGCTCGGAGGAGTTGGAATCTGGAGGAGGAAGCGATGGAAGAGGATTTGCGTGCGGGATTGGTGGATTTGGGGGTGGAGGGGGTATTTATCGGGGTGAGTTTGGGAGGGAACGCGAAATTTTGGGGGGAGTTCGGAGCGGGAGGCGGTTTTGGGTGCATCCGTGGTAGGGTTGGGTTGGAGCGTTGGATTGGGATTGGAGCGGAGGGATGGGGTGGGAGGGTGGTGGAGCGGATCGGTGACGTGGCGGTGAGCGGGGGAGAACGTGGGAGTGGACGAGTGGTTGCACAGCTGACAGCTGGATCTGGACTGGACTGCTGAAGCGCTGAGGGCGGAGGGGAACTCTACTGTGAGTATGAGTTGGGCTGGACCGAGCAAGGAGGTCGTGGTGGACCGGTAGAGCTGTGCCAGTCGGCCCAGAGGAGTTGAGGAATTGTCACATGGGCCCACATTGCACTTCTCTGTCATGGTTACGAGTATTGTCTGAGATCGATATAGTAGGGTAGCATTGACGAGCCCGTGGGCCGAGATTGCGCTTCGCTCCGCAGCCGGCGGCCTGCTGTCAAAGGAATGTCATGTTCATGCGTGGCACATTCTATTTCAGAGAACGACAGAAAGTGACACAGAGCAACATCCTTGAGGTATGAGAGCCAAACCATATTTGTCACGAACAGTACATCCACAATCGGCCCGCACCGTCACCAGTTCATCACCGAACGGCACCGTCCAATTCGAGCTCCCACTACCATCCGACGATCGGCTATACCGCACAGGGAAACACCACGTGGTGAAACACTATTCACGAGCTTGGGAAGCACCCGCCCGCAACTGCAAAGGCCACAGCCCCCAAGAGATGAACAGGATGCACGAGAGCCCGTGCGTGCGTGCACGAACAGCGGCGCGACGCATGCACAGGATGTAAGCAGGAAAGGAAGCGTCCAAGATCCTCCATCCCACTCCATGTGGATGTGGTCACCAGCACCAACCAACCGTGCGCGCACGGGCTGCCGCGCTCGCCACGAACAGATCGTAGAGCAGAGATCCGCGCTCGCTCGTGGCCGTGGAGGATCGGAGCAGGACGTAACGCAAGCCGCAGCCTAGCCCTGCGTGCGTGGTGGGCTAGGGGCACACCTGCTCCCCTGCTCCGCGCGTGTGTGGGCTACTGGCTACAGGCTACAGCCACTCGAGCTGCAGCTAGTGGGGGGGTCAGTGCCGGGGCGGTTGGGCACTTGGGCAGGCGCGCGTTTGGTTCCGGCCGCTTTGCAACCGTTGACAGGTGACTGCCGTGCGGGCGTGCTCCGGCACCACGGCTGCTGTAGTGCTGCGTGCTTGTGCTGGGATCATCAGGAAGTCAGGAACGGACTCGGAACCAGCACTGACCGAGCATGTGCACGGTAGCCGCAGCCTACAGGGCTAGGATGCGGCGCAGTGTATATACAGTTGCATGCGGCGGCTAGCTAGAATCGTGGCACATGGCTAGGCGACTCTAGAGAAGGGATCGGAGAGACCAACCGCCCCATGTAACAACGCCGGGCGGCATGGTCAGAGCCGAGCCTTCGCCACCTCCGTCCGTGCGCCGGGTGGATTAGAAAAGCCGGGCCTTCCACAGGCGCGGATCGTGGGAATATCGCGGCGTTCTGTTCACCGGCTACGGATTCGGCCTCACATGCGGTGCGTTGCGGTGATCGCATCGACCTCCCGTTGGTCTCCCCTTGCTAGCTTCGTCCTCGCGTTGTCATCATCCAGTGCCTGGTTCATTTTACAGCGGACACATGCATGCGTTGGATAAGGATCTGAGGCGTGCACGGGAGTTCGGTGAATTGCTTGCGGTAGCCAGCGCACGCAAAGCTAACGGTGGCACGGGACGGGACGGAAAGGCGACGCGTCGCCATGCGTTTCGCTTGAGACACCGCAAATCCGTAACAGCCAAGTCTAGTTTTAGTGCTCCGGGTCCTTTCCCCATGGGCATCATGCTGCTACCCCTCTTCGGCAGGCGCCAGGCGCCAGGCGCACCTCCGCCCCTCCCGTCTTTTCTCAGCTGCCGCGAAGTCAGCGAGCGTCTGTGAGCGTGCACGTTCGCCGCCCGCCAAGGCGCCAACCGGACGGCTTTTACGCTCGACACATGAGGAGCCACCGCCGGCCTATCGTCTACGGCGGGGCGGCCCTCAACAGTAGCCGCTGCCAGAATTGTACGTAAGATCCTCATGAACAGCTCCTTTCCGTGCCAGATTTCCCGTTCGCTCTGTACTCTACGACCCTTCTACCGCTTCACTAGTGGCAGAAGCAGAACTAGTAGCAGAATCCTGGTGCCGCCAACACGCGAAGAACCAACCAACACGCCACCTAACATGATCCGAGTAGAGACTAGAGTGGCAAGCGTGCCCTTGATAACCGTTAAATAACCCAAGGTTTCTTCCTCAACGCTCGTTCTAGCTCGCCGCAAAACAACGGCGGACACATGCGCTGCCTCGGTGTCCGGCGCGCTGTGCCGTCTACTCCCACGGCTACATGGAACTCGTGAGGCATCGGAGACCTAACCAAAAGCGTCCGTCTCCTACCGGGCTCATCGTGGACACCATTATTGCCGCCGTAGCCTCCGCTCGCCACACCTAGATTAGCCAAGTAGAGGCCGGCCACATTTCCAAGAGGAAGGAGGAACCCGGACGCTGACACGGGCCAAACCCAAGATTTCCAGATGCCAGGACAAACATTTTCAACCCTCTTTCCGCTGGCACACGTACTGCCGCCACTGTTCACCACTCGCTAACCGAGAGGACACATGTGTGTGCGGCGTAGCAGCCGCAGTTGTGAGTGGCATAGGGGTATGGTTGTTTGGTAGCTAGACAGGAATTAATAAGCGAGGGGGACGGCGGGCATGGGGCTGCGGCGCCAagcccggaggaggaggaagaacaaCACGGTCGCCTTCCCCTTTTCCGTTGGCTCATGTGCAGCCAAAGCCCCGAGGCCCCAACGGCCAGCGAGCGCCTCCTGCTCCGGGTCACTGCTCGCGCTTCAACCGAGCACAGGTGACACGGCCACCTGTTCACTTTTGCAGGTCCCTGTCCCTGGCCCCCGAGGCCTGAACCTGAACTGCTGCAGGGCTTGAAGCCGCTCTCCCTCAGTCCCCCTCCGCTGCAAGAGACACCTCTCTACTTTTCCTCCCATCtctcttccttttcctttcGGTCACTTCACTCCAGCCCTGGCTTTCGGCTCGAACAAGAAGGGCTCTTGAAGCTGATCCAGGTGGTTCGTGGTTGCAACCATCTGGTTGTTTCCCCATTCCGCCTGCAATGGCGGGGAGCTTCGACGGGAGGACGCCAACCAGAGGCGTCGAGCAGGTGAAGCATCGGaatctctctcttttcccccacctctTGCCCATTTCTAGCCTTCTGAGAGTACCTGCGATGCCCATTCCTTGGATTTCTCTCCCTTCCTTTTTCTCGCTCAGACCACCATTTCTGTGATTAGGGGAATGCCTCGTATTTTCTTAACAGTTTTCAGGATTTTACAATCCTGCATTGTTATTAGGGGAATGAAATGCAGCAACCTGTGTGTACAGCTCTTCTAGTACTTGAACAGGTTTCCTTTTCTCCTGGGCGGATTGGCCATCTGACTGCTTCAATTCATTGCTTTATTCAGGCCATCGTTGCTCTGAAGAAGGGCGCGCATCTGCTGAAATGTGGCAAGAGAGGGAAACCCAAATTCTGCGCCTTCAGGCTATCATCTGTGAGAAATTTTAGTGACTTATGCTTTTATCGAAAACAAAATATAACAAAACAAAGGAGTACCTGCGGTACGCGGATACGACCTTGCTGATCAtgattccttttttttttcctcaaCACATGACTCCTagtgcacgaaggcgagtttttATACCTGGGGGCGATAATTCTGAAATTATAGGGCCGTCATGACAACTAAAAGATTATATGATGACAATGGATTTTTACCTGCCCATATCAATATTCTTTTACTGCAGTTTATCCAGCTATAACTGTCGAAGTAGATGTTTATTCCTCGTGCCCTGCCCATATCAATATTCTTTTACTGCAGTTTATCCAGCTATAACTGTCGAAGTAGATGTTTATTCCTCGTGCACTTTGGGAAATAGGAACTGCTTACATGCCCTGCCACAGAGAGACTGGTATAGGGGTATGAGGTTCGAACTGATTGGGTAACGAATAATATATTATTTTGAACCCTGCATATTCCCTAGACTTATGCAGTTCCACTTGCTGAAATGTCATACAAGTTACTACCGCCATTCCAAGTTGTCATTCTAGAGCAGTCAAACTTTTCAACTGTAATTACTAATAGTCATACAAGTATTTAGATTTCTCACATGACAAATGATGTTAGCATattggtgatttggtgatcagaAGTGCCTCTAGTTTTTATGTCATGGTTTTTACTAAGATATGATTGGAAAATAGTAGCTGAATGTGTATATTGGTGACCATGTTTACACCCAAAACGGCATCATCTTGGATCTGATAGAGTTATACATTTTGGTGCAATAGAACTATGAGGTGTTGGTCAGTTCCTGTCCGTCATATTGTATTATAATGGCAGCTTATCATGTTATACTTGTGTTATTATACTAAAATACACCTTTCAGTCATGGGAAAAtaattttcttctcttttcagGATGAGACAACATTAGTTTGGTATTCAAAAGGGAGGGAAAAACGCTTGAGCTTAAGCTCAGTGTCAGCTGTGGTTCTCGGACAGAAGACTGTACGCAGTTCATTTTTTACTGAAAAACCATGGTCTTCATTATTCATTGCATACCACAACTATTTCTAAGGACTTCAGAATCTTGCAGATAAAATTTCTGCGACAGCGTTGCCCAGAAAAGGAGTCCCAGTCCTTATCACTTATTTACAGAAACGGAGAGCGCTCACTTGACTTGGTACTGGCATTGCTATATTTTAAGTCAGTTTGCTTAGTAAGCTTGTACCGTCCATTTTTCCTTACGGGCACCATATCTCTTTGAAAACTATGACCAGATCTGCAGCGACAAAGATCAAGCTGAATACTGGTATCTGGGCTTGAGGGCTTTATTACCAGCTCCGTGTAGTCCATGTTCGTCAATTGGTTCAAGAAGCAGTAGACAGATAGAAAGTTGCACAAATACTCCTCGCAGCTATATTCAGCTTAAAAGTAGGCTACCAAGTGTGCATAGCACACCCAGGCACATACAGGTTAGTTCCAGAAGTCACATCATAGCATCTAAATGGCATCATGGTAATATGGTATATAGCACGCTTTGGCATTTTTCTTTGGTACTGCATATAGCAATGCCTGCTTTTATTTGGGCATTGGGAAGGAGCTTCTTGTGGCACACTACAGGGTATTTAACTGTATTTGGTTACCTATCTGAATTTTACATTCTAAGGCCAATCAACAAACACAACATTCTTAGGTTGTTCCAACCTACATCCATCTCAACAGACCACACACTTATTAGCTGTAACTGCAAGGGTATTAAATGTGATCCACATTGAAATGATTTGACTTGCCTTTGAACCCAACAATGAGTGTTGGTTTAACCTTGTTTGTGTGTAAGTAGACATGGCTTACTGACATGTTATTCTGTTTCTAAACACCTACTGCTCTTGGTTAAATTAAACTCTTCATTTTGGATCTGATGATTCCTGTACTGCATTTCATATTAAGGTACATCCATCACACAGGAACTCCAAGACACAGGGAATTTTTTCAGGGGGTAGTGTTGATTATTCAGAAGCATTGTTTTACCCAAGACAGCGAACATTATCTGACATAGATACCTACCTGGAAAAGCTTACACGCAAGGTGCCAAATCCAGATATACATGGTTTGAAAAATATTATGGTTGGTAACAAAGAAAAGGACCATAAAATTGCCCAAACACCTAAACTGAAAACCTTTGAAGGACCCCGTTCAGCATTAAGGCTCGATTCTTTGAAGGATATTTTTTTCTGGGGTGATGTTCTTGGAAGTATGTTAGACTGTGATGATATGTCAAAATCCCTTCCAAGGTTAGTGGACTCAACCAACATGCTTGATGTACAAAGCATTGCTTGCGGGGAGACTCAGGTGGCAATAATTACTAAGCAAGGGGAGGTCTACTCCTGGGGCAATGACGGCAGTGGTAGAATTGGACATCAAGTAAATATCAAAGTCTCCAGACCCGAACTTGTTGAATCTCTTGCCTCTTTACATGTGAAGGCTGTGGCATATGGATCAAAGCACACTTGTGCAGTAACAGTTTCTGGTGAACTTTTCGAATGGGGTGAAAGGACTCATATGGGTTTATTGAATGACTGCTATGCAGGGAACCAATGGTTTCCACATAAATTGTTCAGTCCCTTGGATGGCATATCTGTTGCGAAGATTGCTTGTGGTCCATGGCACACAGCTATTGTAACATCGTCCGGTCAGTTATACACATACGGGGATGGAACATTTGGTGTTCTTGGTCATGGAGATACACAAGGAATTGCTTGGCCAAAAGAAGTAGAGTCTTTGAAAGGCTTAAAAGTAAAATGTGTGGCATGTGGGCCATGGCACACAGCTGCCATTGTGGAAGTAACCAGCGATTTCAAGAGCAATATGCCAAGCAGCAAGCTGTTCACATGGGGTGATGCAGATCGGGGGAAGCTGGGTCATGCTGACAAAAAGATGAAGCTTGTACCAACTTGCGTTGATTCACTCGCAGACTATGATTTTATTCAGGTGTCCTGCGGGATGGCACTCACTGTTGTGCTTTCTCTTACTGGTGTGGTCTTTACCATTGGCAGTTCCATGCATGGCCAATTAGGAAATTCCCAAGCAGATGGTAAATCTGTTTGTATTGTTGAAGGACTTCTTAAGTCCGAGTTTGTCAGAAACATATCATCAGGTTCTTCCCACGTAGCAGTACTAACTACAAATGGGAAAGTGTTTACATGGGGCAAAGGCAAGGAAGGACAGCTTGGTTTGGGTGACTATCTTAGTAGGAGCTCCCCAACATTAGTAGAGGCATTGGAAGGCAGACATGTCGAAAGCATATCTTGTGGTTACAATTACACTGCCGCAATCTGTTTGCACAAGGCAATCTCAAGAAAGGACCTCTCTGTATGCAGTGGTTGCAAGATGTCTTTTGGTTTCACTAGAAAGAAGCATAACTGCTACCATTGTGGTTCCATGTTCTGCAATTCGTGCAGTAGTAACAAGGTTACCAACGCCGCCCTTGCACCAGACAAGAGCAGACGGTATCGTGTGTGTGACGTGTGTTTCGGTCAGCTACTGAAAGTTATGGATTCTGGTAACATAAAGTCAGAACTAAAGACCACCAATGGAGAGATGTCTAGAACTGAAATTCTAAGGGCATACACACCTAAGTTGTCACGTATATTCAAGGATGTGAACCTACCTGTAGAAAAGGTGGGTTTAGTTCACAGTCCCAATCAGAGAAACGAGGTCCCTGCCACTCCGGTTCAAGCAAAATCTAGGAGATGGGGGCAAGTTCAGTGCCCGGCTCAATTTTTATCTAAACAAGACAGTTTTCGGTATCAACATACATGTGGTAGCTCTATATCCCAAAGAATGCATGGCCCTGCTGTGCTGAAGTGTGGCAGCTCTTTGCAACAGTCTACTGATGGTCAGAGGAAAGGGCTGACAAGCACAGAAACCTTACTCATGGAAGAAGTAAAGCAGCTTCGTTCACAGGTAATTGATAAATCACTGATAGGAAAAATACCTGTCCTTTGATAACTGAATAGAGTGATACTCTTGTTGCTTTTTAAACAGGTGACACTTCTTGCGGAGAAATACCAGCAAAGAAGTCTTCAGGTTCAATTGTACAAACAAAAACTTGATGAGACATGGCTAATTGTTAGGGATGAGGCTGCAAAATGCAAAGCTGCCAAAGACATCATAAAGGTTCTAACTGACCAGGTATGATTGTGTCACATATCTCATTCCATAGTATTTGCCAATAAATTCTTTCAGTAACAAAAAAGGTGTGACGCATCACTTTGCCTTGATCGGCATGTCTTCCTGTTGTAAATTGCGCAGTGTAAGGCCATGTCAGAGAAACTTGTGGTTGGTCAGCAACCCGAGGACCCCAAAATGACATCTGATATTAACCAGGGACAACCATTAAGAGCAGATTTGCAACATTATGCCAGTGAAAAGTTTCCCACTGAGAAATTCATTCAACTCAAAAACACCCAGAATCATCACCAGACCAGCAGCCTAGGAGATGAGGAATATGCACCACCTTCAAATCCTGACGTGCCTGTTGATGGACCATGCAGTCATCAGAATGGTACGAGAACATTTGGCATAAACGGATATATCACAGAAGCGGATGCCCCTGTTGCCCCCGTCATGTCCAATGGTGTGATTGAGCAAATCGAGCGTGGGGTGTATGTTACATTTGCTGTATCACCTGGTGGAAAGAAAGACATAAGACGAGTGAGATTCAGGTGAATCCTTATCCTCGGACGCCTTACTGGTTCTTGTTACTTCTGGCATGCACCTTTTACTTTGCAGTAATCTATTCTTGGTTGTGCAGTCGCAAACATTTTGGCGAGAAGGAAGCTCAGCAGTGGTGGGAACAGAACAAGAGCAAGGTGTATGCAAATTACGGCACTGAACAAACTCAGCATCAGTTAGCTGTGACAGTCGAGTGTACAACTACAAGATTAACCACCAATAGGAGTACCATTTACTAAGAAGGCACATCACAAGGAATTGATTAAATGACATGAGAAAACCAGACAACTGATTAGCATTTGCTTCTTTATCGTTGGCAGTATAACTTACTGTAGATACCCATGTATAGATAGGTTTGAGGCAGACGTGGGCTGGGATTCTGTTCCTGATTCAGTTGCTGTTGATCAGTCATTCAGTCCTGATATGAATCTGTATCAGTTGTGAATTCCTTGCAGAAAGTAGAATTTGATAATTTGTCCTAACATCTTTGAAGGTAAGTTTGAGATACAAGGATATGGTTGGTTGTCAGGGTTCCAGTTCTGACTAAGAAAGCATCCAACCCAAAACAATTCAAGCCCTCGGTTCGAATAGGGGATAGCCTAATCCTTCGAGTCCCCCACCACCGACAATGGCGAGCGCTGCTTCTATCGCCCCCGCCGTCGTTGCTTCCAGAAGCTTCAGCTTCACTGCCGCGGCATACCCCTCCGCCTCGCGCACGCGTAGTCCGGCCGCCCTCTCCTGTGGGGTCCGCAACCAGCAGCGCCCGTCCACCGCCTCTGCCTGCCTCCAGCCGCCGACTGCCTCCCATGGCGCCGCCACCAGGTTGTACGTCCGCGGTAGGCACCTCATCTCCTGATTTCTCAGTCCGATGCCGTGAATGTTAGGGCTTCCGTTTCCCAAACAATTCCGGTTCTCCACGCCTGTGAATGCCGGAATCCCAGAGAGCAACAACGAGGAATAGAATCGAACAGTGTTCGTGTTCTTCAGCACAAATCTTAAAGTATCTGTTCCTCGCTTTATTCCTCGAGCAGGTATATCGTTCCGTACAACCGAGCAGAGCCTCCGGAGCGCGTTGGAGAAATTCGGTCAGCTTACAGAAGGTGATTAACCGAGTGACGCGGTCATCACAAACACTAAACTGCAACCCTTTTCGCCTCACGATGTTTCAGATTTGATGATTCTCatttgctgctgcagttcatcTCGTGATGGATAGAGTAGCAAAGCGGCCGAGAGGTTTCGCGTTCGTGTCTTACGCCGACGAGGAGGAAGCCAAGAGCGCCATCGAAGGAATGCACGGGAAGGTAGGAAAAAAAAGGTTCAGATCATTGTGTGTCTGCCAGACGATTAGTCCGCTTGCAGCTCATCTATTGGCATATGCAAATTCACCGTATCCTCTGCAGTTCCTGGATGGCAGAGTGATCTTTGTCGAGGTTGCTAAACGAAGGCCTGGACTCTCAGCCTCTGAGGGATCGTGCCCAGGTGCCAAGCGAAGTGTCATCCAGTTTCCTTGACGCTCGGGAGACAAACCTGGCAAGGCTTTCCAAATTACATGAACCTGTGTGCGCAAATTTCAATCCATTGCAGATTGCTGTAGCATGGCGACCACCAAAGCTCCATAGTATTATGATTTTTTTTAAGGCACCGATACTCCATAGTAGTATGATTTGTGAGTCACTGGACGATGTCCAGAAACTTGATTGTTGATTCCAGCAAGTCCTGATGAGACGCGCTGACTTGAAGTTCATACGTCAATAGAGTAACTGAAAAAACCTCAGCAACATTCAGTTGTTTTAGCTGCCATGCCATAATGTCATTGTTCCACAAACAGCATTAGTAATTTACACTCGTACGCCATACAATACCGTCTCCTATACCTATTACATTACTAACTGCATCAAAACTGTAAACCGTTGACCTCTGAACCTCCACCATTGTGGGGGTACAAACACGCAAAGAGGAAAATGGAAACATCAGTCTTGAACTATACATGGGCAGAGAGGACCATAGTCACCTCCATTTGTGGAAGGCTACTTCACCTGTTTCAATCTGCCTCTCATAAGCAAGAGCAGAACGGTCTTCCTGCAAAACATCAGTACTACGGTACTGTACTAGTCATATGAAAAATTTACAGGCACAGCCTTGTCATATCTCCATCTGCCTCCTCGCCAGGAGCCTGTGACTGCAGCATCTTGCTTTGTGCTGTGCACTTCTTGTATGGCACAAAACCTCGAAGGTAGGTTGGAACTGTGCTTAAACATTTTCTTGAACCTGGAACAGGTATCACTTCATCGTCATCGTCGTTGTTTACTTGAGTAGATTCTATAGAATCTGAATTCTGTGTTGTTGTTTCAGGCACACTGCAGGAGGTTGTGATCGATTCTGCCCACGATCCTTCTGCCCTTGTGAACTTGCAGTCTGCAGCTTGAGATGGCTGGTGTTGCTGCTTATTTGAGGCAACTGTCTGTGGACTCAACACTCCATAAGATATGCTTCCATTACTGTAGCTGAGAAATTGGCAAGCAGAATGCACAGAAAGAACCTCCCCTTGAGGAAGATAGTATATAAACTGCTGTGTACCAGTCAGCCACGGGCTCCATGTCTTCGCTTCTTCTGCACCATGGGAAGAGAACTTTCCAGTTCCACTAGTTGGTGTCTCAGCTGAAGCGTCCAGTTCCATGTCTGCTGCATGTTGTAGGTTTCCAGTATTGGAGTTTGGCTGCTGATGCAAATTATTTACCACAACCCTCTTGCCAAATAGCCTAAGAACTGGACCTTCAGGTATTCCACATGCCGCACCATTGGAAGTGGTGGAATCCT
The sequence above is drawn from the Panicum hallii strain FIL2 chromosome 7, PHallii_v3.1, whole genome shotgun sequence genome and encodes:
- the LOC112899204 gene encoding histone H4, whose amino-acid sequence is MSGRGKGGKGLGKGGAKRHRKVLRDNIQGITKPAIRRLARRGGVKRISGLIYEETRGVLKIFLENVIRDAVTYTEHARRKTVTAMDVVYALKRQGRTLYGFGG
- the LOC112899781 gene encoding PH, RCC1 and FYVE domains-containing protein 1-like: MAGSFDGRTPTRGVEQAIVALKKGAHLLKCGKRGKPKFCAFRLSSDETTLVWYSKGREKRLSLSSVSAVVLGQKTIKFLRQRCPEKESQSLSLIYRNGERSLDLICSDKDQAEYWYLGLRALLPAPCSPCSSIGSRSSRQIESCTNTPRSYIQLKSRLPSVHSTPRHIQVHPSHRNSKTQGIFSGGSVDYSEALFYPRQRTLSDIDTYLEKLTRKVPNPDIHGLKNIMVGNKEKDHKIAQTPKLKTFEGPRSALRLDSLKDIFFWGDVLGSMLDCDDMSKSLPRLVDSTNMLDVQSIACGETQVAIITKQGEVYSWGNDGSGRIGHQVNIKVSRPELVESLASLHVKAVAYGSKHTCAVTVSGELFEWGERTHMGLLNDCYAGNQWFPHKLFSPLDGISVAKIACGPWHTAIVTSSGQLYTYGDGTFGVLGHGDTQGIAWPKEVESLKGLKVKCVACGPWHTAAIVEVTSDFKSNMPSSKLFTWGDADRGKLGHADKKMKLVPTCVDSLADYDFIQVSCGMALTVVLSLTGVVFTIGSSMHGQLGNSQADGKSVCIVEGLLKSEFVRNISSGSSHVAVLTTNGKVFTWGKGKEGQLGLGDYLSRSSPTLVEALEGRHVESISCGYNYTAAICLHKAISRKDLSVCSGCKMSFGFTRKKHNCYHCGSMFCNSCSSNKVTNAALAPDKSRRYRVCDVCFGQLLKVMDSGNIKSELKTTNGEMSRTEILRAYTPKLSRIFKDVNLPVEKVGLVHSPNQRNEVPATPVQAKSRRWGQVQCPAQFLSKQDSFRYQHTCGSSISQRMHGPAVLKCGSSLQQSTDGQRKGLTSTETLLMEEVKQLRSQVTLLAEKYQQRSLQVQLYKQKLDETWLIVRDEAAKCKAAKDIIKVLTDQCKAMSEKLVVGQQPEDPKMTSDINQGQPLRADLQHYASEKFPTEKFIQLKNTQNHHQTSSLGDEEYAPPSNPDVPVDGPCSHQNGTRTFGINGYITEADAPVAPVMSNGVIEQIERGVYVTFAVSPGGKKDIRRVRFSRKHFGEKEAQQWWEQNKSKVYANYGTEQTQHQLAVTVECTTTRLTTNRSTIY
- the LOC112899783 gene encoding organelle RRM domain-containing protein 6, chloroplastic-like, with amino-acid sequence MASAASIAPAVVASRSFSFTAAAYPSASRTRSPAALSCGVRNQQRPSTASACLQPPTASHGAATRLYVRGISFRTTEQSLRSALEKFGQLTEVHLVMDRVAKRPRGFAFVSYADEEEAKSAIEGMHGKFLDGRVIFVEVAKRRPGLSASEGSCPGAKRSVIQFP
- the LOC112899782 gene encoding uncharacterized protein LOC112899782, which produces MARFQEIKVRNDQRPAADRVDHGDFIDHLLKKTLNSGATDDLPEGARAPKARKPYTISKQREKWTEDEHKLFLEALQQHGRAWRHIQEHIGSKTAVQIRSHAQKFFSKVIRESSGDSNSIAAPPQIHIPPPRPKRKPAHPYPRKLGNSLCKDASTIKQLEKPQLKIQLLCEQENCSPKSVLTTAQIGSETMATEGSGSPASSVYMEEKCLTPSTSVGEVALSKDSTTSNGAACGIPEGPVLRLFGKRVVVNNLHQQPNSNTGNLQHAADMELDASAETPTSGTGKFSSHGAEEAKTWSPWLTGTQQFIYYLPQGEVLSVHSACQFLSYSNGSISYGVLSPQTVASNKQQHQPSQAADCKFTRAEGSWAESITTSCSVPETTTQNSDSIESTQVNNDDDDEVIPVPGSRKCLSTVPTYLRGFVPYKKCTAQSKMLQSQAPGEEADGDMTRLCL